The following coding sequences are from one Xiphophorus couchianus chromosome 7, X_couchianus-1.0, whole genome shotgun sequence window:
- the LOC114148162 gene encoding GDP-Man:Man(3)GlcNAc(2)-PP-Dol alpha-1,2-mannosyltransferase-like isoform X2, which produces MAGHHHHFSLCFCDLMRYSNVSFVVYTGDKGVTGEQVLEGARQRFNITLPRPVTFIFLRHRDLVEAASYPHFTLLGQSLGSMFLGWEALTAFVPDLYVDSMGYAFTLPIFRYLGGCKVASYVHYPTVSTDMLSVVRERNPRFNNADFISRNPVLSALKVLYYCLFALLYGLAGSCSDVVMVNSTWTLGHILALWRCPSRTSVVYPPCDVRAFLDVPLEGEEDEDELEEGWEELGGDEDGRAGVDRKCHSIVSVGQFRPEKDHPLQIRAFAKLLDRKGDGPGGREALRLVLIGGCRNQEDEDRVLRLRGLCQELGVSDRVDFKLNVPFDELKRELVSATIGLHTMWNEHFGIGVVECMAAGTIVLAHKSGGPKLDIVVPHEGRQTGFLADSEDSYAAAMETILALTPLAKLEIKRAARESVGRFSDQEFEACFLAATEALMNQMVR; this is translated from the exons ATGGCAGGACACCACCACCACTTCTCTCTGTGCTTCTGCGACTTGATGAG ATACTCCAATGTCTCCTTTGTGGTGTACACGGGGGACAAGGGAGTGACTGGTGAACAGGTCCTGGAGGGGGCGCGGCAGCGTTTCAACATAACTCTACCCCGACCCGTCACCTTCATCTTCCTGCGTCACCGTGACCTGGTGGAGGCCGCTTCGTACCCTCACTTCACCCTGCTGGGACAGAGCCTGGGCTCCATGTTCCTTG ggtGGGAAGCTCTCACAGCTTTTGTTCCTGACCTGTACGTCGACTCCATGGGCTACGCCTTTACGCTTCCAATCTTCCGCTACTTGGGAGGCTGCAAGGTGGCGAGCTACGTCCATTACCCCACCGTGAGCACGGACATGTTGTCTGTGGTCAGAGAGAGGAACCCCAG GTTCAACAATGCAGACTTCATCTCCAGAAACCCGGTTCTGAGCGCCCTGAAGGTGCTGTACTACTGCCTCTTTGCTCTGCTCTACGGCCTGGCCGGCTCCTGCAGCGACGTCGTCATGGTGAACTCCACCTGGACGCTGGGACACATCCTGGCCCTGTGGCGCTGCCCCAGCCGCACCAGCGTGGTGTACCCGCCGTGCGACGTCAGGGCCTTCCTGGACGTCCCGCTGGAGGGGGAGGAGGACGAAGACGAGCTGGAGGAGGGCTGGGAGGAGCTGGGGGGTGACGAGGACGGGAGAGCGGGAGTAGACAGGAAGTGCCACTCCATCGTGTCCGTGGGTCAGTTCAGGCCGGAGAAGGACCACCCGCTGCAAATCAGAGCCTTTGCCAAGCTGCTGGACAGGAAGGGGGATGGGCCCGGGGGCCGGGAGGCGCTGCGGCTGGTGCTGATTGGCGGCTGCAGGAACCAGGAAGACGAGGACCGGGTGCTGAGGCTGCGGGGGCTCTGTCAGGAGCTCGGCGTCTCGGACCGCGTCGACTTCAAGCTCAACGTTCCCTTCGACGAGCTGAAGAGGGAGCTGGTGAGCGCCACCATCGGGCTGCACACCATGTGGAACGAACACTTCGGCATCG GAGTGGTGGAGTGCATGGCCGCGGGAACCATCGTCCTCGCCCACAAGTCAGGCGGCCCGAAGCTGGACATCGTGGTGCCGCACGAGGGCAGGCAGACGGGCTTCCTGGCGGACAGCGAGGACAGCTACGCCGCGGCCATGGAAACCATCCTGGCCCTGACGCCTTTGGCTAAGCTGGAGATAAAACGCGCAGCGCGGGAATCCGTGGGGCGTTTCTCAGACCAGGAGTTCGAAGCTTGTTTCCTCGCCGCCACGGAGGCTCTGATGAATCAGATGGTGCGGTGA
- the LOC114148162 gene encoding GDP-Man:Man(3)GlcNAc(2)-PP-Dol alpha-1,2-mannosyltransferase-like isoform X1, giving the protein MAGHHHHFSLCFCDLMRLLWSLVMPCVYLSLALTLLLLLVLLGLRAWLQGRRKTRRAQDGGPAVAFFHPYCNAGGGGERVLWCSLRALMNRYSNVSFVVYTGDKGVTGEQVLEGARQRFNITLPRPVTFIFLRHRDLVEAASYPHFTLLGQSLGSMFLGWEALTAFVPDLYVDSMGYAFTLPIFRYLGGCKVASYVHYPTVSTDMLSVVRERNPRFNNADFISRNPVLSALKVLYYCLFALLYGLAGSCSDVVMVNSTWTLGHILALWRCPSRTSVVYPPCDVRAFLDVPLEGEEDEDELEEGWEELGGDEDGRAGVDRKCHSIVSVGQFRPEKDHPLQIRAFAKLLDRKGDGPGGREALRLVLIGGCRNQEDEDRVLRLRGLCQELGVSDRVDFKLNVPFDELKRELVSATIGLHTMWNEHFGIGVVECMAAGTIVLAHKSGGPKLDIVVPHEGRQTGFLADSEDSYAAAMETILALTPLAKLEIKRAARESVGRFSDQEFEACFLAATEALMNQMVR; this is encoded by the exons ATGGCAGGACACCACCACCACTTCTCTCTGTGCTTCTGCGACTTGATGAG GTTGCTGTGGTCCCTGGTGATGCCCTGCGTCTACCTCAGCCTGGCCCTgaccctgctgctgctcctggttctgctggggcTCCGCGCGTGGCTGCAGGGTCGCCGCAAGACCCGCCGCGCTCAGGACGGCGGCCCGGCTGTGGCTTTCTTCCACCCGTACTGCAACGCGGGAGGAGGCGGGGAGCGGGTGCTCTGGTGCTCCCTGAGGGCCCTGATGAACCG ATACTCCAATGTCTCCTTTGTGGTGTACACGGGGGACAAGGGAGTGACTGGTGAACAGGTCCTGGAGGGGGCGCGGCAGCGTTTCAACATAACTCTACCCCGACCCGTCACCTTCATCTTCCTGCGTCACCGTGACCTGGTGGAGGCCGCTTCGTACCCTCACTTCACCCTGCTGGGACAGAGCCTGGGCTCCATGTTCCTTG ggtGGGAAGCTCTCACAGCTTTTGTTCCTGACCTGTACGTCGACTCCATGGGCTACGCCTTTACGCTTCCAATCTTCCGCTACTTGGGAGGCTGCAAGGTGGCGAGCTACGTCCATTACCCCACCGTGAGCACGGACATGTTGTCTGTGGTCAGAGAGAGGAACCCCAG GTTCAACAATGCAGACTTCATCTCCAGAAACCCGGTTCTGAGCGCCCTGAAGGTGCTGTACTACTGCCTCTTTGCTCTGCTCTACGGCCTGGCCGGCTCCTGCAGCGACGTCGTCATGGTGAACTCCACCTGGACGCTGGGACACATCCTGGCCCTGTGGCGCTGCCCCAGCCGCACCAGCGTGGTGTACCCGCCGTGCGACGTCAGGGCCTTCCTGGACGTCCCGCTGGAGGGGGAGGAGGACGAAGACGAGCTGGAGGAGGGCTGGGAGGAGCTGGGGGGTGACGAGGACGGGAGAGCGGGAGTAGACAGGAAGTGCCACTCCATCGTGTCCGTGGGTCAGTTCAGGCCGGAGAAGGACCACCCGCTGCAAATCAGAGCCTTTGCCAAGCTGCTGGACAGGAAGGGGGATGGGCCCGGGGGCCGGGAGGCGCTGCGGCTGGTGCTGATTGGCGGCTGCAGGAACCAGGAAGACGAGGACCGGGTGCTGAGGCTGCGGGGGCTCTGTCAGGAGCTCGGCGTCTCGGACCGCGTCGACTTCAAGCTCAACGTTCCCTTCGACGAGCTGAAGAGGGAGCTGGTGAGCGCCACCATCGGGCTGCACACCATGTGGAACGAACACTTCGGCATCG GAGTGGTGGAGTGCATGGCCGCGGGAACCATCGTCCTCGCCCACAAGTCAGGCGGCCCGAAGCTGGACATCGTGGTGCCGCACGAGGGCAGGCAGACGGGCTTCCTGGCGGACAGCGAGGACAGCTACGCCGCGGCCATGGAAACCATCCTGGCCCTGACGCCTTTGGCTAAGCTGGAGATAAAACGCGCAGCGCGGGAATCCGTGGGGCGTTTCTCAGACCAGGAGTTCGAAGCTTGTTTCCTCGCCGCCACGGAGGCTCTGATGAATCAGATGGTGCGGTGA